From Pelosinus fermentans DSM 17108, the proteins below share one genomic window:
- a CDS encoding AraC family transcriptional regulator — MNNDLTDDKISEGQKELALRIGRLVNSDGTYTTAIASLRLSRVSNVTETLRHFIYEPSLVVIAQGSKIVMLAGEVYQYDPTAYLVASVRLPISGRIIQATPQTPFLCVKLSFSSEQIFAIIKESDHMWRSRTDVGRGLLVNKTKIELLDAVIRLVRLLDTPQDISILSPLIIREILYRILQDEQGNLIQSFALIGSHAQCIAKVIQMVNRDFAKPLRIEELARSVNMSISSLHNQFKKVTAMSPLQYQKLIRLQEARRLLLTESLSAAEAGFQVGYESPSQFSREYARKFGLPPISDVKQLRDSLI, encoded by the coding sequence ATGAATAACGACTTAACAGATGATAAGATTTCAGAAGGACAAAAAGAATTGGCCTTGCGCATTGGCCGGCTTGTCAATTCAGATGGGACGTATACTACCGCTATCGCTTCTTTGCGTTTGTCGCGTGTATCCAATGTAACTGAAACGTTACGTCATTTTATTTATGAACCTTCTTTAGTAGTAATTGCACAAGGCTCCAAAATTGTGATGCTGGCAGGTGAAGTTTATCAATATGATCCGACAGCCTATCTGGTTGCTTCTGTTCGACTTCCTATTTCAGGACGAATCATCCAGGCCACTCCTCAGACGCCTTTTTTATGTGTGAAACTGAGTTTTAGTTCTGAGCAAATTTTTGCTATCATCAAGGAATCCGATCATATGTGGAGAAGTAGAACGGATGTAGGGCGAGGGCTGTTGGTAAATAAGACTAAAATTGAGTTACTTGACGCTGTGATAAGGCTTGTTCGCCTTTTAGACACACCTCAGGATATTTCAATTCTTTCTCCTTTGATTATTCGTGAAATCCTTTATCGGATTTTACAGGATGAGCAGGGCAATCTCATTCAATCCTTTGCCTTGATTGGCAGTCACGCGCAATGCATTGCCAAAGTAATTCAAATGGTTAATCGTGATTTTGCTAAGCCACTGCGAATTGAAGAGCTAGCAAGAAGCGTAAATATGAGCATTTCATCATTGCATAATCAGTTTAAAAAAGTTACAGCCATGAGTCCTTTGCAATATCAAAAACTGATAAGATTGCAAGAGGCACGCCGCTTGCTGCTAACCGAATCCTTGAGTGCAGCAGAAGCTGGATTTCAGGTCGGCTATGAAAGTCCGTCTCAATTTAGCCGGGAATACGCCCGTAAGTTTGGTTTACCCCCTATAAGCGATGTCAAGCAGCTTCGAGATTCTTTAATTTGA
- a CDS encoding SDR family oxidoreductase translates to MRLTGNTVLISGGASGIGLALAERFLRNGNKVIICGRRPEKLMEAKEKFPELHTIVCDISAEEGRKDLYNRVTSTFPTMNVLVNNAGIQQRINLLDASMDWDYYRQEITANLEAPIHLSMLFIQHLTRQQKASIINVTSGLAFTPPAWVPIYGATKAALHSFTMSLRLQLSDTDVEVIEVAPPAVNTDLGGVGLHTFGAPVDDFAQAVFKGFEAEEKEIGFGSSLNVLRASRDMLDTIAQQNWDSFKK, encoded by the coding sequence ATGCGTCTAACGGGGAATACAGTATTAATTTCAGGTGGAGCTTCCGGAATTGGACTCGCTTTAGCCGAACGATTTTTAAGAAATGGTAACAAGGTAATCATTTGTGGCCGCAGGCCGGAAAAGCTGATGGAGGCTAAAGAGAAATTTCCCGAATTACATACTATCGTTTGCGATATATCTGCCGAAGAAGGACGGAAAGATTTATATAATCGGGTTACAAGTACATTTCCAACAATGAATGTGTTAGTCAACAATGCAGGAATCCAGCAACGGATCAATTTATTGGATGCCAGTATGGATTGGGACTACTATCGCCAAGAAATTACCGCAAACTTAGAGGCTCCCATCCATCTGTCAATGCTTTTCATCCAACACTTAACTCGTCAGCAAAAAGCGTCAATTATTAATGTTACATCCGGATTGGCCTTTACTCCTCCTGCCTGGGTTCCTATCTATGGTGCAACGAAAGCTGCCCTGCATTCTTTCACGATGAGTCTAAGATTGCAGTTATCGGATACTGATGTTGAGGTTATCGAAGTGGCCCCGCCTGCAGTTAATACCGATTTAGGCGGTGTGGGACTACATACATTTGGAGCGCCAGTTGATGATTTCGCCCAAGCTGTTTTTAAAGGTTTTGAAGCTGAAGAGAAAGAAATCGGCTTCGGATCGAGCCTAAATGTACTCCGTGCCTCAAGAGATATGTTAGATACAATCGCACAACAAAATTGGGATTCTTTCAAAAAATAA